GTATGCCAGCCCTGTAGGAAGCTATAACGAAAAAGAAGAGAGATGAGACAAGAAAGAGGTCACGTATGCATTTACGTTAGACTCCTATATTTGCTAATGCAAACGACAACCGAATGTCTATCTATATTGAAGTCTGAAGATTATAAGAGTTCACATGAGATATGACCAATGCCTTACTGTATTTgcaaaaaacaaaacaatgccGACACTGCCGTGCTTCAATTTGAAGCTCCTTCATCTTATTTTAATCATATTTATATTTGAGATTGAGGCATACGTAATTGATTGATTGTTATTGCTACCATTTTTTACCAACTGATTTGCTCAGGAGTACAACGAAACAACCTTTGTGGCTTCCAATGAATCAAGACCCactaaaataagaagaaaacaaaTAGTTTGTTCTAACCGTCCTTGACAAATttttaagaaaaacgaaaaaattgAGCTTCTGAGAATTCGCTGTAATATTTAATAGATGATTAAGATATAGTGACATCCATTTAAAGGATAAAAACTGTTAGGTGTTTGTCCTAATTATCTTATCatattggttttttttttgttttttttaaggaAGAATAATATATTTATCATAATTGATTTATTCTTTTACGaaaaggaaattataattctttCATATTTGGTCAGTTATTTTTCTTTGAGTAAATTTTTTTGACTTCTATAAATTAAAGATCCTTCCTCTTACTCAGTAGCATCCACAAGGGATTTGAGAGTCTTGTTTAGGGAGAAAATTTCGGGACAAGTGTTACCTgccacttgtgtttgcctctttgtgagattgttctctcaatattttgtactctctttcatatagtggattgctcatttCTGCCCGTAGACGTAGAtcaattgaccgaaccacgttaaatatttatatctattttggtatattttctttttttgtttgtcTGATTTATTGTAGATCAGGGTTTGCTTTACTAGCTTTCGATGACACCTGATTATTTCTATCCAAACAAAAACTACTACGACACATGGCAAAGACTTCGACTCCTCCTATGATATATGGTCGGCAAGTAAGAAAATATATTATCCTTTTTCCAACGAGAGAGTTCAACAAGTCACGTTGGTCTGCCATTTTAGTAATAGTAAAACATTATTAAATGAACTTGTATGAAAAAAGATAGTGGAAGTAAATGTTGACATAATATAAGGACTTATAGACTGTAAATTGTACTTCTTGTTTGACGAATGGTATCATGAAAGTAAAGTTTTCTTGAATTCTAAGACTGATGAGTGCGCGCGGAAGTCAAAGGTTGTTGGCACCACCACTAGCAAGTGTCACTTATCATGGTgtagttttggttacttggttcACTCTGATGTCTCTATAAATAGAAAAATCTGCATTGATATACATATTGTCCACCTCAAGCAATAACAACCTTTCCTCATCAGTCCACCACGCCAcattttcaaaatttaaatttgatgagttaaactttcaaaattttattattaattattacaTGGAAATTTTTGGATTCAAAATTTAATTTGATACTTATAGTATGTTGGTGTAAAAAATACCGTGTTCAGTTGGATCCCATTGGATAAAATCTCCATCTATTGACTGCTGCGGCCTAGCACGTATGTGGACCTCTATTCTAAGTAACTAGTGTATTATGGTAAATTTAGTAATGTGTCGTATATAAGTTGTATCAAAAATACCGTATTCAGTTGAACCTGTTGAAtaaaatctctatctgctgaatgCCCCCGCCTAGCACGTCCGTGGACCTCTATTCTAAGTAACTAGTGTATATAAATAGCTAGCTAACTGCTCATTCATATTAAACCCAAGGCTAGCTCCAATTTCACTAAAAGGGGCTCTGCATATTTTAACTGGTTGTGATATTTCTGTCGTAGCCAAAGCCAAAAGCTTGCCGGAAAACCAGAGGATGATGCCACCAACTTTAAAACTGCTACTATGGTGCTGCTTGTGTTTGTGTGGTGTTTTTACGACGACGTATGCTCGTCCTCAGCCTCGAAATCTGATCGTTGATTCAAATTCCACTACTTCCAACGACGAGTTCATCCGCAGAAGCCTCTTGAGCAATGGCCTCGGCCGAACTCCTCAAATGGGGTAAGATTTTGTTTTCGAGAAGTTAAATTTGTTTGTACAGGACATTATTGAAAGTGGAAGAGTATAAGTAGTGTTGTTGTTATCATAAAAGATAACCACGAATGCAGAGTATGGGATTCATAATGGCAGCTCGTGAACTTGTCAAGTTGTCCATACTTATTTAattcaaaaacaaacaaaaactatTCAGATGGGACAGTGATTTAGCCCCCTTAATTGACTTGGATTTTCCATTCACGTGGACCCCACTCCACTTATTTTTGTGCAAAATCAGAGAAAAGGGTATGTTTCAAGAAGTCAGTTTAGTGACTAAACTATCATAATTCAAGATTtaaatgtctttttttttttaaaaaattatgtgAAACAATTAAATTTAGATACAGGCTAGCTTTGGATGGTTaagtgttgttgttgttgtgggtGATAAACAGATGGAGCAGCTGGAATCATTTTGCTTGTAATATTGAGGAGAAAATGATAAGAGAAACAGGTCAGCTAAATTATTGACAAGAGTCAAATGAACAAATTCATGTACCATAGCTCTTTGCTACAATACAGTTGTCACAAATtggttttatatatatatgtggcAGCTGATGCAATGGTATCTACTGGACTTGCTTCTCTTGGTTATGAATACATCAACATAGGTAACTTTATATTTACCATGTTTGACAAATGAGTTTAACTTCTAAAACATATAGttacatttaattaattatttataacAGGTGAAattcaaacttgaaaaataaattaagcaaGTAACTTGCTATGACGGGTAAATTTACAGGGAAGTGTAAAAAATTTACACCATTAGAATATTAGTGTTATCCTTAATGAAACATAGTTTTTCTTGTTACTAATTTTACTTCCATAATTTGACACCTAATCAAATTTTTGTCATATTTTCTTCCTTCAGATGACTGCTGGGCCGAACTCAACAGAGACTCTCAGGTACACTAAAATGCGTCCCTGTTTCTTATTTCTAACTCTATTTATCTATTAATATGTAATACTTAGTACTTACTTTCTAAGGTAATGAGAACACTTACTAATTTGTGTGTTATGCCTTTAATAATGTCATCTTACAATTTCTTTATGCAACAGAATAGGCTCGTAAATGGAACTTTATTTAAGTATTAAGGAGGGAATTTCAACACTTAAGATAGAGTTCAATCATCAATACCTAACAAAATGGCCAAAAGGCAAACAAGGAGGAAATACCATTATCACGATTGCATTTGCGGCTAATGTTTTggtaaaatagcacgggctagccagttttcggactggtcattcaaaaatagtcaacgtttgcaaagtcattgaaaaataaccactattttgctgcaacacggaaagttccagcataatatactggagattggtgcacttgtgtatgaacttccagcatattatgctgaaactccaacacgcggaaagttccagcataatatattggagattggagcaccggtgctccaatctccagtatattatgctggaccggtaaattatactagaactccagtataatatactggagtatttttccggattttgaacagtgttttcattcaaaattatctttacatgaaaaatggctaaattttgattacttttgaaactgtggctatttttaaatgactacTTGTAAATCTAacaatttttaaatttctcccaatGTTTTGCCGACAAAGGAAAAAAGCCCAATAGTCAATAATACGCTTTAAATATGAGACTATTTAGAGTACAGAAaacttcacaaaaaaaaaaaaaaaagctgtaCGAAACATTGGATGCATCTAACGTCAATTAGTTTAAATATTGAAATGTAGAGACGGatctaaaattttaaattaataggTGTGAAGAATTACTGCACACACTATTTTGTTATAAAACTATTCTATAAAGTCAAGTTGAACGCAATGAGTGAAACTGTATTTGCAGCTTATATTGTATATCTGCTCCTGGATTTATAACACTTAATTTGCATGTAAACttagttgaatttttttttggaggTAATTTCCACGTTGAGTAGAGCATATATAAAATAATTTGAATAAAGTCGTGGAGTAGTTGATACTAAAGCTTTTAACAAAATTTGACAGGGAAATATGGTTCCTAAAGGTTCTACTTTTCCTTCTGGAATTAAAGCACTAGCAGATTATGTTCATGGCAAAGGATTGAAGCTCGGAATTTATTCTGATGCTGGgtaatttttatttgttttattttttgattttggtaACTATCAAATTTTATTAGTCACCAAAGCAAAACAATACATCTTAGTCATAATTTTATTAATTCCTTTAAATTTGGGGTATTCTCACTTTTAAcccgcgccagaaactatttacattcgaCAACTGAAAAGTGTATAATATTTGAATAATTTGTGTATATaatataacatacaaaatgtatatatatacaaaaaatatacatttttcgGCTATTACTTTAAGAGCGGCTATACAGTGTTATTTTCCCTTTAAATTTTATGTATCCCTTCATTAGGTGGTTGTAATATTGTAATGCATACATTAAATAGACGTACAGCTAAATCAGTTTTGAAATTTCCAAGAATTGATAAACGACATTCAAATTACTAGCTGTATTTTTGTAATGCAGGAGTCAGACGTGTAGTAAACAAATGCCAGGTTCATTAGGACATGAAGAACAAGATGCAAAAACTTTTGCTTCCTGGGTATGTTTGCTACACATAATATCAGTTTGCAGATTATATTTGAGTATATAATTTTTGCTTTTGTATTTAATCTCTAATACTTAACTTATCCCATCTTACTTAGGGCGTTGATTACTTGAAGTATGATAACTGTAACAACGAGAATCGAAGTCCAAGAGAAAGGTACTACTTGGCATTCAGACTTCACTGCCCCCTCTCTCAATAAGAATAAAATACCTaccttttgttattatttttccgGTAGCCGATATATATAGATTATAAACTTATTATAACGATATCTATTTGGGTTAATGCTTCTATTTTGAGAATGTGAATTAACAGTATTTGTTTCCTTAAATGAAACAGGTATCCCATAATGAGCAAAGCTTTACAGAACTCTGGAAGGGCTATATTTTATTCCCTATGCGAATGGTGAGTATATTTCTTGTTTTTTAATGTGATGATGCCATTGGAAGCACATTTAGATTAGATTTAATAAGTATTTTTTTTCCCAATTTAAGGGGAGATGATGATCCTGCCACTTGGGCTTCCTCTGTTGGAAATAGTTGGAGAACTACTGGAGATATTTCTGATAATTGGGACaggtaaaataaaaaaaaaaaaaaaaaagagatagagAAGTGCTCttcaaatttttaatttaaaattaagaAACATAGAAACTTCCATTTTCCTAGCTCATTAAGGTTGTTCATATAAACTTCCTTTAAATTCGGCTCCCATTTTAATCAAATTAGTAATTTCATTTCGTATTTAACCTTGGCAGCATGACTTCTCGGGCAGATATGAATGACAAATGGGCATCTTATGCTGGTCCAGGTGGCTGGAACGGTAATTATTAGAATTTCATTTATTTAATTTGATAATAAAATATAGATTAATTTTCCCAACTTTGAATTAATTTGGCATGGTGTTTGTGGTTACAGATCCAGACATGTTGGAAGTTGGAAATGGAGGAATGACAACGGCAGAATATCGTTCCCATTTCAGCATATGGGCATTAGCAAAAGTCTGTGGTGATTATAATTCtgaatttaactttaaaaaaaaagatcTCTTTGCAAATGGACTTTAATTTGTTATGTACTTTTGTTTGTTATAGGCGCCTTTAATAATAGGTTGTGATTTACGTTCGATGGACCAAACTGCCCATGAAATCCTAAGCAACAAAGAAGTTATTGCAGTTAATCAAGGtaaaaaaaaatttcttcttcttcttcttcttcttcttctttcagtTGCATTCTAACAAGACTAATGCTAGGAGACTAGAACATAACATTTTTCTACTTGTTTAAATTGAGATCAGATAGACTTGGAGTTCAAGGTAAAAAAGTAAAGCAGGATGGAGAATTGGAGGTAAGTAATTCTTTAAATGACCCCAATCCAATTTGTATGTCCACTTAACTCTTCTTTAATACTACTACAACAATAATATACCCAATGTATTCCGATAAGTGGAGCCTGGGAGGGTAGGATATACACAGATCTTACCCCTATTGTtacgatccggattttccaccgtcgggatcgtgatggcgcctaactttTCAGAATACTAGACAAGCCAACAGATAAAGATTTAATACGCTAACCACTATCCAAATCAGTAAATAACAATAATTAAACCAAAATAGAGTAAAGAAGTGCGAAAATTCATAATAATCCAAGTACTACTACACGActacccaaaatttggtgtcacaatccacgaacttctaagagtcactacaaataCTGGCTGAAAGAGAATACAACTGTTCTCGAATCTAAAGAAAACAGGAAACTAAGATAactggaaggggactccagggtctgcgaacgccagcaAATCTACCTTGGGCCTcttgttggactgaaggcagcaactcACTCGGGTCAGCACGGTCcggtaccgaaatctgcacagaaagtgcatagtgtagtatcagtacaaccgaccccatgcactggtaagtgccgagcctagcCTCGCGAAGtattgacgaggctaggacatgacacatatataaacctgtgcagttaaacaatatacgGGCATAATAACAGATAATAGAAATAAAACACGTAATAACGGGATGGGGAAAACATGTTGAGGGGAGTACGAAATCATGAGAATAAAACAGTAAAGAGAAACAacaaaacaagtgcacgacatcaaccttcatgcttttactctcgtcctcaccattacaaatgaaagaaacaatgataatgaatataaaatggcacggcatcacccttcgtgctttacactctttctcacaTGATAATAAATATGAAATgacacgacattacccttcgtgctttacactcttcctcacatgataataaatatgcaatggcacgacatcaccctttgtgctttacactcttcctcacatgataataaatatgaaatggcacggcatcacccttcgttctttacactcttcatcacccaaacaacaaaacaataacaaCCAGGGAATATAATTATTAATAACAAGCCCCATTTCAATATTCAATTTCACAACGTCAATCTCAACTTTGGGtcaatactcaaccaatatccaaTTCCGGTAAAACATGATAAGAATTGCTCAAAACGAAGAATAACCAGTTTAAACATGTATAAATACAAATAAAGAATACATCAGTCATAAGAATTAGAcccactcgcatgctatgacccgacaatcaacgtataggtactcgtcacctcacctatacgttgtactcaacaaccaaacacatagcaaatagacaacaatacctaatccctcaagctaaggttagccacaacacttacctcgctacCACGgtcaaactcaaagctcaatcaccgcctttcctctagattccacccccaatccacttgtatctagtcataattaacttaataacatcaattattgctaaagagatcaattccaatgcataattataagtttcccaatattttcccaaaaagtcaaaacccgaccccgggctcgcttggtcaaaactcgaggttcggatcaaaatccattcacccattcacccccgagctcaaatatgtaattactttcgaaatccgatcccaaatcgaggtctaagtttcaattatacaaaaatctctaattctacgcaaacccccaatttccaccatgaaaccctagattttaggttgaaaactgatgaaatgcaatgggtaaTTGGAAGAAAGTAGTTTATAATCATTTACCAACACCTTGGGGAAGAATCTGTCTCTTGAAAATCGCCTCTAAACCTTCTAGTATTTGAAAATATGAAAGAATGGCCTAATTCCGTTTTTGGTTATGTTTTTAAAACACTGGATAggtcttcttcgtgttcgcgagaagCCTGTCGTGTTCGCGAAGCTTTGGCCCTattggccttcacgttcgtgagtaactcatcacgttcgcgaaggcACATCCCCTCATCCTCTGCGTTCGTGATCCaagtgtcgcgttcgcgatgcgtTAACTTCTCCTCCCTCATGTCCAATGCTTCGCGTCCGTGGTAgacaggtcgcgttcgcgaagggtaaagcCCTCgctgcttcgcgttcgcgactagtccttcgcgttcgcgaagaagaatttcCCCCTCCCCCCTCTTTACGTTTCGCATTCACGATACTAcctacgcgaacacgaagaaTGGCATATCAGAACAACTGCTGTAgcaaaaataccaaattttctaagtgtaaaacatcCCGTAGCCTGTCCGAAACTCCCTAGAGCCCAAGGTGCTCCAaaccaaccatgcacacaagttttaaaatatcatacgaacttgctcgcgcgatcaaatcgccaaaacaaCACCTAGAATTACGAATTTAGCAttaaattgcatgaaattttcaaggaTGATTCAAAACTTATATTTTCTCAATTCTCAACCAAATgcctgaatcacgtcaaatcagttccGTTTTTCACCACATTTTACAGATAAGGTATAAATATCATAACGGACATGTACCGATCTACAGAACCACCATACGGACCTGGTATCAACAAGATCAATTATTGACCAAATTCTTAAAACCTTTATAATTTCATTttaacaattttcatcaaaaattcatttctcgtgctagggacctcgaaattcgattccgggcgtaCACCCAGatctcatattttactacggacccatCGGGACCGTCAgaacacgggtccgggtccgtttacccaaaacgttgaccgaagtcaacaaaatcaactttttaagccaaaaattattatttcttcagtttttcacataaaagcttccaggatacacgcccggactgtgcacacaaatcgaggggGAATAGAATGAGGCTTTGAAGGCCTCGGAACATCGAATTGAATTCTAAAACACAAGATGGCCTTTCGAGTCATCACACCTACCTTGTGTAAGGTAGAAATGTTGTTTCCGATAAATCATCGgctcaagaaaaatattttcaaaataggtttgaagaaaaattgtttacaacaaaaatagtaaatatgatagcccggtgcacaaagcatctcACGCTCACGCAAGGTTTGGGAAGGGCCGCACCCCTGAGTggtgtgatgtagacaacctTCTAGCCTAATGTAAGTATTAATGACTGTTTCCGCAGCTCAAACCCGTAACCTATATAGACCACACGAAAAAACTTTGCTGTTGCTCCAAGCTCCCCTTCTTTTTTAACTCTTCTTTATTACACAAAACTTGCAAATACACTATAACAGGTTTGGGCAGGACC
This sequence is a window from Nicotiana sylvestris chromosome 3, ASM39365v2, whole genome shotgun sequence. Protein-coding genes within it:
- the LOC104212628 gene encoding alpha-galactosidase, encoding MMPPTLKLLLWCCLCLCGVFTTTYARPQPRNLIVDSNSTTSNDEFIRRSLLSNGLGRTPQMGWSSWNHFACNIEEKMIRETADAMVSTGLASLGYEYINIDDCWAELNRDSQGNMVPKGSTFPSGIKALADYVHGKGLKLGIYSDAGSQTCSKQMPGSLGHEEQDAKTFASWGVDYLKYDNCNNENRSPRERYPIMSKALQNSGRAIFYSLCEWGDDDPATWASSVGNSWRTTGDISDNWDSMTSRADMNDKWASYAGPGGWNDPDMLEVGNGGMTTAEYRSHFSIWALAKAPLIIGCDLRSMDQTAHEILSNKEVIAVNQDRLGVQGKKVKQDGELEVWAGPLSGKRVAVVLWNRSSSKADITAYWSDIGLDSSTVVDARDLWAHSTKGSVKGQISASIDSHDCRMYVLTPTK